A DNA window from Gammaproteobacteria bacterium contains the following coding sequences:
- a CDS encoding sulfite exporter TauE/SafE family protein has product MDYTFFVAFSIGLLSIVHCLGMCSGIVGALSFSLPADVQQNRQRLFPFILSYNLGRIFSYTIAGAILGIASKELFSFISPQYGHKVLQWISAAVLLLIGMHVSGWFSRLNLIERLGQPLWRILEPVGRRMLPVKSLPQAFVFGAIWGWLPCGLVYSALIWASSAGNSLQSGLLMLMFGLGTLPTVVTAGILTNWLRELTQQRNFRRLAGLLLIALAIFSPYYALGPEHHNHNKNSEFTWGTEHEPTHIQP; this is encoded by the coding sequence TTGGATTACACCTTTTTTGTTGCATTCAGCATAGGCCTACTCAGTATCGTGCATTGCCTTGGCATGTGCAGCGGTATAGTGGGAGCGTTAAGTTTTAGCCTCCCCGCTGACGTGCAACAAAACCGCCAGCGTCTGTTTCCTTTTATTCTCAGTTACAATCTTGGCAGGATATTCAGTTACACCATCGCCGGGGCCATACTCGGAATCGCGTCCAAGGAGCTGTTCAGTTTTATCAGTCCACAATATGGGCACAAGGTATTGCAATGGATTTCTGCAGCCGTTTTGTTGCTGATAGGGATGCATGTGTCCGGCTGGTTTTCCAGACTGAATCTTATTGAGCGGCTAGGCCAACCACTGTGGCGCATTCTGGAACCTGTTGGTCGTCGTATGTTACCGGTGAAGAGTTTGCCCCAGGCCTTTGTTTTTGGCGCAATCTGGGGCTGGCTGCCTTGCGGACTTGTATATTCCGCCCTTATCTGGGCCTCGTCAGCTGGCAATTCGCTGCAATCTGGACTATTAATGTTAATGTTCGGACTGGGTACTTTACCGACCGTGGTAACAGCTGGTATCTTAACCAACTGGCTGCGCGAATTGACGCAACAGCGCAATTTCAGACGACTGGCAGGTCTGTTATTGATTGCACTCGCGATATTCAGCCCTTATTACGCTCTTGGACCGGAACACCATAATCATAATAAAAACAGCGAATTTACGTGGGGAACAGAACATGAACCAACACATATTCAGCCGTGA
- a CDS encoding DUF1566 domain-containing protein — MKWIKATAGIVLLVLATTSCYHVTPPPKTNDELSSNFSLNDTGVALFLEEINNGDGTYSYVTDSTSDTGLPGQDGKSGRDVEYAGNLDGSLGFNFSKLDSNGNALSDQQSDYASTPWYCVSDKVTGLTWEVKTYSGLQDTRFRYTWYNPDPTENGGNAGALGSGSTCELTLTECNTAAYLTAINALNGTGLCGKSDWRVPTREELRSLIHYGMPRGTPMIDTNFFPNTSTADYWSSQTSLIEADDGTYTGADAWEVHFQAGYSETHDKGSTQIALRLVRGPEK; from the coding sequence ATGAAATGGATAAAAGCTACCGCCGGAATTGTTCTGTTAGTTTTGGCAACGACTTCTTGTTACCACGTCACGCCGCCACCAAAAACCAACGATGAATTGAGCAGCAATTTTTCACTCAACGACACTGGTGTTGCCCTTTTTCTCGAAGAAATTAACAACGGTGATGGCACTTACAGCTACGTAACCGATTCAACCAGTGATACCGGCTTACCCGGGCAGGATGGCAAATCTGGCCGGGATGTCGAATACGCAGGCAATCTAGACGGAAGCCTGGGATTTAATTTCAGTAAACTGGACAGTAACGGAAATGCTTTAAGTGACCAACAAAGCGATTACGCCAGCACACCTTGGTACTGCGTGAGCGACAAGGTCACTGGACTCACATGGGAAGTAAAAACCTATTCTGGTCTTCAGGACACGCGATTCCGATATACCTGGTATAACCCTGATCCTACGGAGAATGGTGGCAATGCCGGCGCTCTTGGCAGCGGAAGTACCTGTGAATTAACACTCACCGAATGTAATACCGCGGCTTATTTAACCGCAATCAATGCACTGAACGGAACCGGTTTGTGCGGAAAGTCAGACTGGCGAGTTCCGACCCGCGAAGAACTACGATCACTCATACACTATGGCATGCCGCGCGGCACACCCATGATAGACACAAACTTCTTTCCAAATACCAGTACCGCAGATTACTGGTCTTCACAAACCAGTTTGATAGAAGCCGACGATGGCACTTATACCGGCGCGGATGCGTGGGAAGTACACTTTCAGGCGGGGTATAGCGAAACCCACGACAAAGGCAGTACGCAAATCGCGCTCAGACTTGTCAGAGGACCAGAAAAATAG
- a CDS encoding TlpA family protein disulfide reductase encodes MRYIFGIFLFVSVSYSYAAQTAPAFDLPTDNGKVSLKSLKNQVVYVDFWATWCTPCRKSFPWMNDMQKKYKNNGLKIVAINLDEDKKNIARFLQKYPANFTIAFDPDGKSAEAYGVSAMPSSYLVDKKGKLIKKHAGFREKDQEALEKEFRKALGL; translated from the coding sequence ATGCGCTATATCTTTGGTATTTTTTTGTTCGTTAGTGTCAGCTATTCTTACGCGGCGCAAACCGCACCCGCTTTTGATCTGCCAACAGATAACGGGAAGGTCTCACTCAAGTCTCTAAAGAATCAGGTGGTCTATGTGGATTTCTGGGCCACCTGGTGCACGCCCTGTCGAAAGTCCTTTCCGTGGATGAACGACATGCAAAAAAAGTACAAAAATAATGGTTTGAAAATCGTGGCAATTAATCTCGACGAAGACAAAAAAAATATTGCTCGTTTTTTGCAAAAATATCCCGCCAACTTTACCATCGCCTTTGACCCCGATGGAAAAAGCGCCGAAGCGTACGGCGTTAGCGCAATGCCTAGCTCTTACCTGGTAGATAAAAAAGGAAAGTTAATAAAAAAACATGCAGGGTTTAGAGAGAAAGACCAGGAGGCATTAGAGAAAGAATTTCGCAAAGCGCTTGGTCTCTAG
- a CDS encoding ATP-binding protein: protein MKLLRKLSSRPIKQLVLSGFLLTAIVPVTILGFRLYHMAWDNAWREIDEKHRLLAQNLAQPVSIYIESLHSLLASLSYEYSAQGFQKENATHTRLLSNTVRAQHNFLSLSWVDIKGKVTHTDSRDGELKTGVDTISELPLYSKTLSSNRWGVAYSVDSPISRKQAVLMLQPVHSDAGKNQGFLFAELNADVLENLRKSIQFGIKGHSAFVDELGRVIAHPNPDWAKAAKDLSHLEVVQAMMQGKTGTTEFYSPFIKENMVVGYTSVPGLGWGIMVPQPKSEVESQVNALLFSQFIWGSFGLLLAMILGLSIARWVVHPIRKLASGTHALINNDFQGRLPPTLGNEPYEIVELSHALSLLTTGLNASRTQVRNLNTSLQEKIATATERLRESNIRLEQAVDDAEQASRAKSSFLANMSHELRTPLNAIIGYSDILHEESIHNGHIEYQGDIEKIQNASKHLLSLISDILDLSKIEAGQMDIFLETFEIASFVQDISTILTPILKQSGNQFELVMEKDIGNLHADLVKTRQALFNLLSNAAKFTTDGKITLRVKKKTHCHRAWVCFEVHDTGIGLSKEQIDKLFIEFSQADASTTRKFGGTGLGLTISRLFCHMMGGKIEVDSVPGEGSTFTIMLPAEVSQYDLDASAGLAHKSRPKSNTFDNTHIKQEQVIPRTDNNWQGQERRTHISTVLIIDDDPATRDLLQRFLRRKGFNTAVAAEGETGLAIAREIRPDVITLDIKLPDMDGWSVLEKLKTDSDLKNIPAIMLSMMDKDRSAWREAGAAAYITKPIDRDEIEAVIKRCIRRV from the coding sequence ATGAAATTGCTGCGGAAACTTTCATCCCGACCAATTAAGCAACTTGTGCTGAGTGGATTTCTGTTAACCGCAATTGTGCCAGTCACGATACTCGGATTTCGCTTGTACCACATGGCGTGGGACAATGCCTGGCGTGAAATCGATGAAAAACATCGACTCCTTGCGCAAAATCTCGCCCAACCCGTCAGCATTTATATTGAAAGCCTGCATTCATTACTTGCCTCACTTTCATATGAATATTCCGCCCAGGGTTTTCAGAAAGAGAATGCGACACATACCCGTCTACTCTCCAACACAGTGCGCGCACAACACAATTTTCTCTCCCTCAGCTGGGTCGACATCAAAGGGAAAGTCACGCACACCGATAGCAGAGACGGTGAGTTGAAAACTGGCGTGGACACTATCAGCGAGCTACCACTCTATTCAAAAACCCTATCAAGCAATCGCTGGGGCGTCGCCTACTCTGTCGACAGCCCTATTTCCAGAAAGCAAGCGGTGCTGATGTTACAGCCTGTACATTCCGATGCAGGAAAAAACCAGGGATTTCTGTTTGCTGAATTAAATGCCGATGTTCTGGAGAATTTACGCAAGTCGATTCAATTTGGTATAAAAGGACACTCAGCGTTTGTCGATGAACTTGGCAGAGTCATCGCTCACCCTAATCCTGATTGGGCCAAAGCCGCCAAAGATCTCTCACATCTTGAAGTTGTCCAAGCTATGATGCAGGGCAAAACGGGAACGACAGAGTTCTACTCCCCATTCATCAAAGAAAATATGGTCGTGGGTTATACTTCAGTGCCAGGATTAGGCTGGGGAATAATGGTGCCACAACCAAAAAGTGAAGTGGAAAGCCAGGTAAATGCGCTTTTGTTTTCACAATTTATTTGGGGCTCATTTGGTCTTTTACTGGCAATGATACTTGGACTTTCCATAGCGCGTTGGGTTGTACATCCGATACGCAAGCTGGCCTCTGGTACGCACGCCTTGATCAATAATGATTTTCAAGGAAGACTCCCTCCCACGTTAGGTAATGAGCCCTACGAAATAGTCGAATTAAGTCATGCACTTTCGCTTCTGACCACTGGCCTGAACGCGTCTCGCACACAAGTACGAAACCTGAATACATCTCTTCAGGAAAAAATAGCAACGGCAACCGAGCGACTACGAGAAAGCAATATCAGGCTTGAACAAGCTGTAGATGATGCCGAACAAGCCAGTCGCGCCAAAAGCAGTTTTCTAGCGAACATGAGTCACGAATTACGTACACCCTTAAACGCAATTATTGGATATAGCGATATTCTTCACGAAGAATCGATTCATAACGGGCATATTGAATATCAAGGCGATATTGAAAAAATCCAGAATGCCAGCAAGCATCTTCTCTCTCTGATAAGCGATATTCTGGATCTTTCGAAAATCGAAGCGGGTCAGATGGATATTTTTCTGGAAACATTTGAGATTGCCAGCTTTGTACAAGACATAAGCACTATCCTAACTCCCATATTGAAACAATCGGGAAACCAGTTTGAACTAGTGATGGAGAAAGACATTGGAAATCTACACGCCGACCTCGTAAAAACCAGACAGGCGCTTTTCAATCTTTTGAGCAATGCAGCTAAATTCACGACTGATGGCAAAATCACCTTGCGCGTAAAGAAAAAAACGCACTGCCACAGAGCGTGGGTCTGTTTTGAAGTACATGATACCGGGATAGGTTTAAGCAAAGAACAGATCGACAAACTGTTTATAGAATTCTCTCAGGCTGATGCCTCCACAACGCGCAAATTTGGTGGAACCGGATTGGGTCTGACTATTAGCCGCCTGTTCTGTCACATGATGGGGGGGAAAATAGAAGTTGATAGCGTACCGGGAGAAGGCAGTACCTTCACAATCATGCTTCCGGCCGAGGTTTCGCAGTATGACCTGGATGCTTCTGCCGGACTAGCGCATAAATCAAGACCCAAATCAAACACGTTCGACAATACCCATATTAAACAGGAACAAGTGATCCCAAGAACTGACAATAACTGGCAAGGCCAAGAACGTCGCACCCATATCAGTACTGTACTAATCATTGATGATGACCCAGCAACTCGTGATCTGTTGCAACGTTTTCTGCGCCGTAAGGGATTCAACACGGCAGTAGCTGCAGAAGGCGAGACAGGTCTTGCCATTGCCAGAGAAATCCGCCCGGATGTCATTACGCTCGATATCAAATTACCTGATATGGATGGCTGGAGCGTACTTGAAAAGCTAAAAACGGATTCCGATTTAAAAAACATACCCGCGATTATGTTGTCGATGATGGACAAAGATAGAAGCGCCTGGCGCGAGGCAGGGGCAGCAGCTTATATCACCAAACCTATCGATCGCGATGAGATCGAAGCCGTCATCAAACGTTGTATCCGACGCGTCTGA
- a CDS encoding flagellar brake protein — protein sequence MKFQKIIFEREIEKIMRDLHHTRARLVVRFEAGKDSCRSEVVAIDSKSGVLGVSPFVDKHNGERIMPPRDKLTIATVVGGMECLFETSIAYKATTRAAHEINFPKVLQYQQKRSAYRVDTRTARLQINCVMDQKSRFGGKVIDISATGARFIFENKRWVELVPEGSLIKQCRIDLPMVGTVEFSAKARFKGEIGEGEPFLGIEIQNIDNANQTKLERYIRMRDIELRRESIDIDDD from the coding sequence TTGAAATTCCAAAAAATCATCTTCGAACGCGAGATCGAAAAAATTATGCGCGATCTCCATCATACGCGAGCAAGGCTCGTCGTAAGGTTTGAGGCGGGTAAGGATAGCTGTCGTTCGGAGGTGGTTGCCATTGATTCCAAGAGCGGTGTTTTAGGCGTATCGCCCTTCGTGGATAAACACAACGGTGAGCGTATCATGCCGCCGCGTGACAAGTTGACGATTGCAACAGTCGTTGGCGGGATGGAGTGTTTATTTGAAACCAGCATCGCCTATAAGGCTACAACGCGTGCGGCGCACGAAATCAATTTTCCAAAAGTCCTGCAGTACCAACAAAAGCGATCGGCTTATCGCGTCGATACCAGAACAGCCCGGTTACAAATCAATTGTGTTATGGACCAGAAGTCCCGTTTTGGTGGGAAGGTAATTGATATATCGGCAACCGGCGCGCGATTCATATTTGAGAACAAGCGTTGGGTAGAACTCGTCCCGGAGGGAAGTTTGATTAAGCAGTGTCGAATTGATTTGCCAATGGTTGGCACTGTGGAGTTTTCCGCCAAGGCGCGTTTCAAGGGAGAGATTGGTGAAGGTGAACCGTTTCTAGGAATCGAAATCCAGAATATCGACAACGCCAATCAAACGAAACTGGAGCGCTACATCCGTATGCGTGATATAGAATTGCGTCGCGAATCGATCGATATTGACGACGACTAG
- a CDS encoding sigma-54 dependent transcriptional regulator, whose amino-acid sequence MNQHIFSRDLIGNDPAFQSVVNTTSLIAATDVTVHIMGESGTGKELIARAIHDASPRHNAPFVSINCAAIPENLAESELFGHSRGAFTGADKQFGGRILEAHGGTLFLDEIGELPMPVQSKLLRFLESREIQPLGNTRAISVDARILTATNRNLKDMVKTGYFREDLYYRLSVVPVQLPSLRERSSDVPVLLRHLTQQHAQTHQLAEPVYTKEALKIIQRYNWPGNVRELRNFAERMLILFSGREVLPGNLPAEMKSSAPEHGLKKLFKLPESGISLNDLERSLFEQALETANGNQSRAARLLGISRDTFLYRMKKYHL is encoded by the coding sequence ATGAACCAACACATATTCAGCCGTGATCTGATTGGTAACGATCCGGCCTTTCAAAGTGTGGTAAACACCACATCTCTCATTGCCGCTACTGATGTCACAGTACACATCATGGGTGAAAGCGGCACGGGTAAGGAACTGATTGCGCGCGCCATACACGACGCCAGTCCGCGCCACAACGCGCCATTTGTCAGTATTAATTGCGCTGCAATCCCGGAGAATCTTGCCGAATCGGAACTCTTTGGCCACAGCCGAGGTGCGTTTACGGGGGCCGACAAACAATTTGGTGGTCGTATTTTAGAGGCCCACGGGGGTACGCTGTTTCTCGACGAGATTGGCGAACTACCAATGCCTGTCCAGTCCAAGCTGTTACGCTTTCTCGAATCCCGTGAAATTCAGCCGCTGGGCAATACCCGCGCTATATCAGTTGATGCCCGTATTCTCACGGCCACGAATCGAAATCTGAAAGACATGGTCAAGACCGGATATTTTCGTGAAGACCTATATTATCGTCTGAGCGTCGTGCCCGTACAGCTTCCCTCTTTAAGAGAACGCAGCTCCGATGTACCGGTATTACTCCGTCACCTAACGCAACAACATGCACAGACACACCAGTTGGCTGAACCTGTTTATACCAAAGAAGCGTTGAAAATAATTCAGCGATATAACTGGCCTGGAAACGTACGCGAGTTACGCAACTTTGCAGAACGTATGCTGATATTATTTTCTGGAAGAGAAGTCTTGCCTGGCAATTTACCCGCCGAGATGAAGTCTTCTGCACCAGAACATGGCTTGAAAAAACTGTTCAAGTTGCCAGAGAGCGGTATTTCTCTCAATGATCTTGAACGCAGCTTGTTTGAACAGGCACTGGAAACGGCTAATGGTAATCAGTCGCGAGCTGCACGCCTGCTTGGCATCAGTCGCGATACCTTTCTGTATCGCATGAAAAAGTATCACCTGTAG
- a CDS encoding DUF1566 domain-containing protein → MKTLCLLLLIPMTALASHDAQHRCDYSIPGYVPNRFEIQQNGSVFDTVTGLEWQRCSLGESWSEELQQCLGYPQQANWRDTLFSVVLFNQEQLALGRDNNWRLPNIKELTSIVSMHCATPSIDTEIFPDAASSYWSSTPYMSNTVQSLVDGVVILENAAWNVNFSFTAQEQALGISQLSAARLVRNAGTTQ, encoded by the coding sequence GTGAAAACACTCTGCTTGCTACTGCTTATTCCAATGACTGCGCTTGCCAGCCACGATGCGCAGCATCGTTGCGATTATTCGATTCCGGGTTATGTGCCAAATCGTTTTGAAATTCAACAGAATGGTAGTGTATTCGACACCGTTACTGGCCTGGAATGGCAACGGTGCAGTTTGGGCGAATCGTGGAGTGAAGAGCTACAACAATGCCTGGGCTACCCCCAACAAGCCAATTGGCGGGACACACTTTTCTCTGTTGTACTTTTCAATCAAGAGCAATTGGCGCTAGGACGTGATAACAACTGGCGACTACCGAATATAAAAGAGCTGACGTCTATCGTTAGTATGCATTGCGCTACACCATCTATCGACACCGAGATATTTCCCGATGCTGCGAGTAGTTACTGGTCTTCAACGCCCTATATGTCGAACACCGTTCAGTCCCTGGTCGATGGCGTAGTTATTCTCGAAAACGCAGCCTGGAATGTAAATTTCAGCTTTACCGCACAGGAACAAGCCCTGGGCATCAGTCAGCTATCTGCTGCCAGATTGGTTAGAAACGCTGGTACAACACAATGA
- the nadA gene encoding quinolinate synthase NadA encodes MAVSAIHLQPYATLDDKECESRIKAAKEALGDRVIVLGHHYQREEVFRHADYSGDSLKLSRLAAQSKAEFIVFCGVHFMAEVADILSGPNQVAILPDLAAGCSMADMANLAKVERSWKELGEVLEDVESSVTPVTYINSAADLKAFCGRHGGIVCTSTNARNVLEWSFSQGEKILFFPDQHLGRNTAYRMGIPLDEMVVWDYDQPMGGLTPEQIRKAKMILWKGFCSVHQMFRPEHIDNFKAKYPDAKIISHPESSFEVCQKSDYVGSTEYIIKTIADSEPGTRWLVGTELNLVNRLHEQFKHQGKHVHFMSPTVCMCSTMFRISPQHLAWTLENLVEGNVVNRIQVEKSEAAEALLALQRMFDVSP; translated from the coding sequence ATGGCGGTTTCAGCAATTCATCTTCAGCCTTATGCGACTCTGGATGACAAAGAGTGTGAATCCAGAATTAAGGCAGCCAAAGAGGCCTTAGGGGATAGAGTCATTGTTTTGGGGCACCATTATCAGCGTGAAGAAGTATTCCGACACGCAGATTACTCTGGAGACTCTCTCAAGTTATCGCGTCTGGCCGCGCAATCCAAAGCCGAATTTATTGTATTTTGTGGCGTGCACTTTATGGCCGAAGTCGCTGATATTCTTTCTGGTCCAAACCAGGTTGCCATTTTGCCTGATCTGGCTGCCGGTTGTTCGATGGCTGACATGGCCAATCTTGCAAAAGTCGAAAGATCCTGGAAAGAGCTTGGTGAGGTGCTGGAAGATGTTGAATCCAGTGTCACGCCGGTAACCTACATAAATTCAGCCGCCGATCTGAAGGCATTTTGTGGTCGTCATGGCGGTATTGTGTGTACTTCAACCAATGCGCGTAATGTGCTCGAATGGTCTTTTTCGCAAGGCGAAAAGATTCTATTTTTCCCTGACCAGCACCTGGGGCGTAACACAGCGTATCGCATGGGCATACCGCTCGATGAAATGGTCGTGTGGGATTACGATCAACCCATGGGTGGTTTAACACCGGAACAGATCCGTAAAGCAAAAATGATTTTGTGGAAAGGCTTCTGTTCTGTGCACCAGATGTTTCGCCCGGAACACATCGACAACTTCAAGGCTAAATATCCCGATGCGAAAATCATTTCTCATCCAGAGAGTTCGTTTGAAGTCTGTCAGAAATCGGATTATGTCGGTTCGACCGAATACATAATTAAAACCATTGCAGACTCGGAACCTGGTACGCGATGGTTGGTGGGAACCGAATTGAATCTGGTCAATCGCCTTCATGAGCAGTTCAAGCATCAGGGCAAGCACGTGCACTTCATGTCGCCAACAGTGTGTATGTGTTCAACCATGTTTCGCATCAGTCCGCAACATCTGGCCTGGACGCTGGAGAATCTGGTGGAAGGCAATGTCGTTAATCGTATCCAGGTGGAAAAGAGCGAGGCGGCTGAGGCATTGCTGGCGCTGCAACGTATGTTTGATGTATCCCCTTAA